In Chitinophagaceae bacterium, the genomic window ATGTCTATTGATAGCGACGACCTCATCAGTAATAAACTTGCAGCTTTTGTAAATAAGCAGGCAACCGATAGTGTGGGTTGGGTATTAAAAAACGGGTACATGCATTTGGAATCATTAAATGTACTTATTAAAAAAACAGATATTTTTAAAGTAAACGGCAGTACTAATATTATCAACGCAAAATATGTTCCCAATCCCAATTTTAACAGCAGGTATTATTACGATTTTAATTTTTTTGAAGGCCATGGTTATCTGCCTTTAAGAATGCAGGAAATGTACCATAAAAAGCAGGATGAGTTGCCCTTTATTGGCGTAGTATATACCATCCATAGCGATAATGCATCGCATATAAATAAAATACTAAGTTTAAAAAATATTAAAACCCTGGCAAAAATTATCCTGCATGGCAAGCTGATGAATAAACGCATTGCAAAAGAATTTAACCTCGTAAAACTGTAATGCTAAAAAAGCTGGCCATTGTAACAACGCATCCCATCCAGTATAATGCACCGCTATTTGCCTTGCTGGCAAGCCGCAATAAAATTACTATTAAGGTTTTTTACACATGGGGCAGCCAGGTTATGGAGCAAAAATTCGATCCCGGCTTTGGCAAAAAAATAAGTTGGGATATCCCTATGCTCGAAGGCTATGATTATTGTTTTGTTGAAAACACGTCAGCCAATCCGGGTTCACATCACCGTAAGGGTATACAAAACCCAGGCCTCATCCCTGAAATTGAAAAATGGCAACCCAATGCGGTATTGGTTTACGGCTGGAATTTCAGCAGTCATATTAAGGCGCTTCGGTATTTTCATAAAAAAATTCCAGTATTGTTTCGTGGTGATTCTACAATGCTTGACCTGCAAAACCCAGTGAAAGCAATGCTTAAAAAAATTTACCTTACCAATCTTTTTAAGCATATAGATATAGCCCTGTATGCAGGTAGTGAGAACAAAAAATATTATCAAAATTTTGGATTGCCCGATAACCATTTGGCATTTATGCCACATGCGGTTGATAACCAATTTTTTTACAGTAATAAGAAACCTGCCATTGATTTCAGAGAAAAATTAGACATTCCAAATGAGGATACGGTTTTTTTATTTGCCGGAAAATTTATTGAAAAGAAAAATCCTGTTGCGCTGGTAATGCTATTTGCCGCATTAAAATTATCCAATACACACCTGGTAATGGCCGGCAATGGGCCATTGGAAGATCAACTAAAATTAGCAGCAGTAGGCAATAACCATATCCATTTTGTTCCCTTTCAAAATCAATCGGCAATGCCATCGCTGTATGCCATGTGTGATTGCTTTATATTGCCTTCAAAAGGGCCGGGAGAAACCTGGGGGCTTGCGGTAAACGAGGCCATGGCAGCAGGTAAGGCAATATTGGTGAGTAATAAATGTGGTTGCGC contains:
- a CDS encoding glycosyltransferase family 4 protein: MLKKLAIVTTHPIQYNAPLFALLASRNKITIKVFYTWGSQVMEQKFDPGFGKKISWDIPMLEGYDYCFVENTSANPGSHHRKGIQNPGLIPEIEKWQPNAVLVYGWNFSSHIKALRYFHKKIPVLFRGDSTMLDLQNPVKAMLKKIYLTNLFKHIDIALYAGSENKKYYQNFGLPDNHLAFMPHAVDNQFFYSNKKPAIDFREKLDIPNEDTVFLFAGKFIEKKNPVALVMLFAALKLSNTHLVMAGNGPLEDQLKLAAVGNNHIHFVPFQNQSAMPSLYAMCDCFILPSKGPGETWGLAVNEAMAAGKAILVSNKCGCAADLLENGKNGFIFNAENCEDLEKNLKRITGSKKLMAEMGVHSLEKIKNWSLQNAAIAIEKAVTGF